The nucleotide sequence GATCATGTCACAAGCACCTCCGGGATGCTCAGGTTTGCGAAATCATCTGACGCCAAAGAATTCATTATAGGGACTGAAACAGGACTTCTTTACAAGCTGAGAAATGATAATCCCGATAAGACGTTTTACCCTCTGCGAAAAGACATGGTTTGCCCGAACATGAAGAAGACAACACTTAAGAGCGTCTTTCATGCGCTCGATACCGTAACTTACAAAATAAAGGTCCCCGAAGAGATACGCGTGCCTGCCAAAATGGCGCTTGACAGGATGCTGGAAGTAAAATAAATAATCAAGTGTAAGAAAGATAAAAAATGCTTCAGAAGTTTTTCAGATTGATCACCTTTGTTGACCTTCCAATCAAAAAGAAATTCACGCTCTTTTCCCTTGGCGTCCTCTTCTGGTTCGTTGTGATGTTTGCAATAAGCATTGCTGCAAATTTTTACATCAACAGTAAAACCGGCGGCATCGTCAAGGAAGTCACCACCCTCACCTTTTACATCTTTACCGGCGTTCTTTTAATAGCAACCGCGCTGCTTGTAATTTTTACAATATCAATCTCAAAGGCCATTGCCAAGCCGGTCAATTTAATCACCGGACAGATCCGCGCGCTGGGAGAAGGCGAAGTGGATTTTACAAAGAAGATCGATATCAGCTCAGAAGATGAGATAGGAGTACTTTCAAAAGACTTCAATACTTTGATGGATGAAATTCATGAACTGAACACCTTCAAAAAAGTCATTGAAGAAGACGACAACATTGAGGATGTTTACTCGCGTCTCGGCAAGGCCTTCAGCGAAAAGATCGGCCTGAATGAGTTCATCATCTACGAGGTTTCCAACGGCCAGAAGATAAGGCCGGTTTACCCGATCATACTGAATGACAGGGACATCTTCTGCAGCGAGGAGATCCTGCATAACTGCGAGCTGTGCAAGGTCAAAAAAACCGGGCATATAATCTCCTCTGTCGAATACCCGGACATCTGCAGACAGTTTAAACCAGGGACCGGAAAGGTGCACGTTTGCATCCCGATGATTATCGGCGGCAAGACAGGCGGTGTCGTCCAGTTCCTTTTTGATAAAAAAGATTACAGCGTTGAAGGGAAAGACAAAAGGCTGTTCAAGGCAGAGCGGTACATAAAGGAGTCTCTCTCCGTGATCGAGGCGAAAAGGCTCACAAATACCCTGCGTGAATCGGCGCTAAAAGATTCCCTGACAGGTCTTTATAACAGGAGGTTCCTGCAGGAGTACACCGAGACGCTTGTGGCCGGAGTGCTCAGGAGGCAGAAAAACGTCGGCCTGATGATGTGCGACCTGGACTTCTTCAAACAGGTAAATGACTTTTACGGGCACAATGTCGGAGACAGCGTCCTTAAAGAGACTTCGGAGATCATCAGGAAATGCGTCAGGTCGTCCGACCTTGTAATACGTTTCGGAGGGGAGGAGTTTCTCGTGCTGATGCTTGACATCAACGCTGGTGAGACAGTAAAGGTAGCTGATAAGATCAGGGACACCGTCGAAAAAACAAAGATAAAGGTGTCTGACGGCGTGATTAAAAAGACCATCAGCCTCGGCGTAAGCGAATTCCCAGTGGATACCGAGAGCTTCTGGCAGGCGATAAAGTTCGCCGACGTGGCCCTTTACAAGGCCAAAGAAACCGGCAGGAACAGGGTCGTGAGATTCAATGAGGCCATGTGGACCGCGAAGGAGTTTTAAGAAATTAAATTTATACCTATCAAATCATTAAGAAGATATGGTAAACTGTGTTTCTAATTTTTATCCAAGGAGGTGAATTGTTTGGGAAGCGTTGTAAAGTGGCGTAAGAAGAAGATGAGCAAGCACAAGCACAGGAAGCTGCTTAAAAGAACAAAACATCAGAGGAGAAAATAGGATTTGTTCTCATTCATTTCTTTTATATTTATTGCGTTAATAAAAAAGGGCCGGTAATACAGTTCTTTTCTATTTCACATCTCTGTTTTTTTCTTTAATAAACATTCTCAAATCCTGGTTAATAAAAAAATAAACATCTGTTTACCGCACTTATGTTTATTTTTCTCCTGCCTGTTTTAACCCACGTTATTCATGGTGTACTCTGTTCCAATGATTGCTGAAATGGAAGTCTGCGGAAGAATTTCTATGCGACACCGCTTTAAAAGCCGATGGCAAAGAGCAGAGAGCTAAGAGTTAAAGGCATAAACACAAATTGCACTGAAGCAAAAATGTAATAAGTCGTTTGTCGATTATAGAAATTCTGGAGCAGACTTCCATTTCGGCAACCAGGAAAGTGATAAGTATTCAGGAACGTAAATAACCCGGTTTCAAAAGTCATCAGGATCAAATAATTTGCTTGATAGAAATCTCCTGATGGTATATATTATTCAGAGCTAAAAAACACATCATATTGTGAGGCAAGGAGCATAAATTTACTACATTTAGTGGATATCATCTTAATTTATAAAAGGAATAATTTATGAAAGTTGAAAGACTGGAGTTAATAGGTTTCAAATCATTCGCGGACAAGACAGTGTTTAATTTTCATCCAGGGGTAACCGCCATTGTCGGTCCGAACGGCTGCGGCAAAAGCAATGTCGTTGACTCTTTTAAATGGGTGCTCGGCGAGCAAAGCGCCAAGAGCCTGCGCGGCGACAGCATGGAAGACGTGATCTTTCTGGGGTCCGCGACAAAGAAGACCAAGGGCCTGGCCGAGGTCACACTCGTGCTCTCTGATATCGTCAAAAATTCCTCAAACGGCTCTGAAGATGAAAGCAAAACCACAATAGAGCAAATCTCCGTTACGCGCCGTCTCTTCAGGTCCGGCGAAAGCGAATACCTGATGAACAAAGTCCCCTGCAGGCTCAAGGACATCAAGAATATGTTCCTTGATACAGGTCTTGAGTTGAAGGCTTATTCCATTCTTGAACAGGGACGTATGGACCAGATACTGAATTCAAAACCCCAGGACAGGAGATTCCTGATCGAGGAAGTCGCGGGCGTCATGAAATACAAGGTCAGGCGCACCGAGGCCCTGAACAAGCTTGAGGCGTCCAAATCAAACCTCCAGAGGCTTCAGGACATTATCACCGAGGTCAAGAGGCAGATAAACACCATAGACAGGCACGCAAAGAAGGCGGAGAGATACAAGAGAATTTTTGAAGATCTTAAAGACATCGAACTGCGCATCGCTAAGAGAGATTCAAAGGCGATGCAGGATGAAATATCCGGCCTGACCCTGTCTGAAGATGCGCACAAGGGAAATGAAGCGGAGCTGTACGCAAACCTCCACGCGACTGAGGCGTTGATCGAGGAGAAAAAGCGCATATGCGTTGACACTGAAAAGCATCTGAATGAGGTCAAGATGCAGCTCTATTCCTTTGAAAGAGAGACCACCGAAGACGAGGGCAAGATAGCCCTGCTTAAAAGCGACTGCGAAAATTTAAGGGAAAAGATCGGGTCACTCCAGAGACAGGACGGCGAACTCGACGCGCAAAAAGAGACTGCCATCCAGTCCATAAAAGAGAGCGAAGATTCTACTGTGAAGATGGAGCAGGAGCTTACCGGCCTTGAGGCAATGCTTGCGGACAAGAACGATGCCTTCCTTTATGCAGAGGAAGAAATAAAAGTCATGGAACGCGATCTTGAGGTCCAGAGGAAGGGCCTCTTCAACAAGGCGGAAGACATCAGCAATATGAAAAACGAGATGAACCATCTGACCTTCAGCATCGAAAATATCATCAGGAAGGCTGAGAAGAGTTCGCAGGACATTACTTCGCTGAATGACTCGCTTTTGTCAACTCAAACAGCTACAGAGGAAACAAAGAACGAACACCTTAAGGTTTCGGCTGAAGTGAAT is from Nitrospirota bacterium and encodes:
- a CDS encoding sensor domain-containing diguanylate cyclase encodes the protein MLQKFFRLITFVDLPIKKKFTLFSLGVLFWFVVMFAISIAANFYINSKTGGIVKEVTTLTFYIFTGVLLIATALLVIFTISISKAIAKPVNLITGQIRALGEGEVDFTKKIDISSEDEIGVLSKDFNTLMDEIHELNTFKKVIEEDDNIEDVYSRLGKAFSEKIGLNEFIIYEVSNGQKIRPVYPIILNDRDIFCSEEILHNCELCKVKKTGHIISSVEYPDICRQFKPGTGKVHVCIPMIIGGKTGGVVQFLFDKKDYSVEGKDKRLFKAERYIKESLSVIEAKRLTNTLRESALKDSLTGLYNRRFLQEYTETLVAGVLRRQKNVGLMMCDLDFFKQVNDFYGHNVGDSVLKETSEIIRKCVRSSDLVIRFGGEEFLVLMLDINAGETVKVADKIRDTVEKTKIKVSDGVIKKTISLGVSEFPVDTESFWQAIKFADVALYKAKETGRNRVVRFNEAMWTAKEF
- a CDS encoding aurora kinase A-interacting protein, with amino-acid sequence MGSVVKWRKKKMSKHKHRKLLKRTKHQRRK